The following proteins come from a genomic window of Paenibacillus spongiae:
- the ade gene encoding adenine deaminase: MTQLTRHKLIDASSVLSKVALGETHADIVIRNGTLVNVHTGELLEKTDVAIAAGRIAYVGQANHTIGDRTVVIDAAGRYVSPGLLDGHMHVESTMLSVTEFSKAALAKGTTGIFMDPHEIANVFGAEGVRLMHDEGQQLPLKVFTTYPSCVPATDDLEDAGASLTVDDIKEGMEWDNVVGLGEVMNFPGVVYGDPKMRGEIAETIKHGKTVTGHFPSEDDRMLQAYMASGVTSDHETITREQGLHKVRMGMHLMIREGSAWHDVKEVIKIVTEDKVNTANISLVTDDVNPQTLVEKGHINHVVRRAIEEGVDPVTAIQMATINVARYFKLEHDLGSITPGKYADILLIDDLTKVEPSTVITDGRVIFDKGAYCVDFPAFVYPEHIRSSMNVKRALTAEDFKLPSRGQREKTQVNVIRAIENSARTEKITAELDVKDGIILPDPGQDIVRLACIERHHGTGQISLAFAHGFQLKTGAVASTVAHDSHNLLVMGIDEQDMALAANELIRIGGGTIVVENGKVLAQVPLTIAGLMSDKSLLEVVEEVKQLDQAWKRIGCMLNAPFMTFSLIALPVIPEIRISNRGLVDVTAFKLIDVELL; encoded by the coding sequence ATGACACAGCTTACAAGACACAAGTTAATTGATGCGAGCAGCGTACTGTCCAAAGTCGCGCTGGGGGAGACCCATGCAGACATCGTTATCCGGAATGGAACCTTGGTCAACGTCCATACGGGCGAATTGCTTGAGAAGACGGATGTGGCCATTGCGGCCGGCCGGATTGCCTATGTCGGGCAAGCGAACCATACCATTGGGGACCGGACGGTCGTAATCGATGCGGCGGGAAGGTACGTTTCACCCGGGCTGCTGGACGGCCATATGCATGTGGAGAGCACGATGCTGTCCGTTACCGAATTCTCGAAAGCGGCGTTAGCCAAAGGAACGACCGGAATATTCATGGATCCGCATGAAATCGCGAACGTGTTCGGCGCTGAAGGCGTCAGGCTCATGCATGATGAGGGGCAGCAGCTGCCGCTCAAAGTATTCACGACCTATCCTTCCTGCGTGCCGGCGACCGACGATCTGGAGGATGCGGGCGCAAGCTTAACCGTAGACGATATTAAAGAAGGAATGGAATGGGACAATGTCGTAGGACTGGGCGAGGTCATGAATTTCCCTGGCGTCGTGTACGGCGATCCGAAGATGCGCGGGGAGATCGCAGAGACGATCAAGCATGGCAAGACGGTCACGGGGCATTTTCCAAGCGAAGACGATCGCATGCTGCAGGCTTATATGGCGTCTGGCGTGACGTCCGATCATGAGACGATTACCCGGGAGCAAGGCCTTCACAAGGTTCGCATGGGGATGCACCTGATGATTCGGGAAGGCTCGGCTTGGCATGATGTGAAAGAGGTTATTAAGATCGTTACGGAGGATAAGGTCAACACGGCTAATATCTCCCTCGTAACCGATGATGTGAATCCGCAGACACTGGTCGAGAAAGGGCATATTAACCATGTCGTCCGCCGCGCGATCGAAGAAGGGGTCGACCCTGTCACCGCGATACAGATGGCAACGATCAACGTCGCACGCTACTTCAAGCTGGAGCATGATCTGGGCAGCATTACACCCGGCAAATATGCGGACATTCTCCTGATCGACGATCTGACGAAGGTCGAGCCTTCCACGGTCATTACCGACGGCCGGGTTATCTTCGACAAAGGTGCGTACTGCGTTGATTTTCCGGCCTTCGTCTATCCTGAGCATATTCGCAGCTCCATGAATGTGAAGCGTGCGCTTACGGCGGAGGACTTCAAGCTGCCAAGCCGCGGCCAGCGGGAGAAGACGCAGGTGAACGTCATTCGCGCGATCGAGAACAGCGCCCGTACGGAGAAGATAACGGCCGAGCTCGATGTGAAAGATGGAATCATCCTGCCGGATCCGGGCCAAGACATTGTCCGTCTGGCCTGTATCGAACGGCATCATGGGACAGGCCAAATTTCACTGGCGTTTGCGCATGGGTTTCAACTGAAGACCGGTGCGGTGGCCTCAACGGTGGCGCATGACAGTCATAATCTCCTTGTGATGGGAATCGACGAGCAGGATATGGCCTTGGCAGCCAATGAGCTGATCCGGATCGGGGGAGGCACGATCGTCGTCGAGAACGGCAAAGTGCTGGCCCAAGTACCGCTGACCATTGCCGGCCTTATGTCGGACAAGTCCTTGCTTGAGGTCGTCGAGGAGGTGAAGCAGCTCGATCAAGCATGGAAGCGGATCGGCTGCATGCTGAATGCCCCGTTCATGACCTTCTCCTTGATCGCGCTGCCGGTTATCCCGGAGATTCGCATCTCCAACCGGGGTCTGGTAGATGTTACGGCTTTCAAGCTGATCGATGTGGAGTTACTCTAA
- a CDS encoding SDR family oxidoreductase: MKALFIGGTGTISSAITKQLVEQGCELYLLNRGNRNAALPTGVNLIQADINDEAHVAELIENLAFDVVADFIAFEPAQLERDYRLFKDKTKQFMFISSASAYQTPLSDYRITEGTPLSNPYWQYSRNKIACEDYLMKQYREHGFPITIVRPSHTYDERSIPLGVHGGRGSWQVARRMLANKPVIIHGDGTSLWTMTHNSDFAKGFIGLMGNIHAIGESVHITSDESVTWNQIYEIIADALGVKLNAVHVSSEFLAACSKVDYRGGLLGDKANSVVFDNAKLKRLVPEFVATTRLDQGIKQTVAYILAHPEHQTEDKEFDAWCDKVIQALDAAARSITE; encoded by the coding sequence ATGAAGGCGCTGTTTATTGGAGGAACGGGAACGATTAGTTCTGCAATCACGAAGCAATTGGTCGAACAAGGATGCGAGCTCTACCTGTTGAATCGGGGAAATCGAAACGCGGCTCTGCCAACGGGCGTGAACCTGATTCAAGCGGATATTAATGATGAAGCCCATGTAGCCGAGCTGATCGAGAACCTGGCGTTCGATGTCGTAGCGGATTTCATCGCATTCGAACCGGCACAGCTCGAGAGAGATTATCGCTTGTTTAAGGATAAGACGAAACAATTTATGTTTATTAGCTCTGCTTCGGCGTACCAGACGCCGCTGTCCGATTATCGGATTACGGAAGGAACGCCTTTATCGAATCCGTATTGGCAGTATTCCCGAAACAAGATCGCATGTGAAGATTATCTCATGAAGCAGTACCGTGAGCACGGTTTTCCGATTACGATCGTGAGGCCGAGCCATACGTATGACGAACGTTCCATTCCGCTTGGCGTACACGGAGGCAGGGGGAGCTGGCAGGTGGCCAGGCGTATGCTGGCGAACAAGCCGGTGATCATTCACGGCGACGGCACATCCCTGTGGACGATGACGCACAATAGCGATTTTGCCAAAGGATTTATCGGTCTGATGGGCAATATTCATGCGATCGGCGAGTCCGTACATATCACGTCCGATGAGTCGGTGACGTGGAATCAAATTTACGAGATCATTGCCGATGCGCTTGGCGTTAAGCTCAATGCCGTGCATGTTTCATCCGAATTTCTGGCGGCATGCAGCAAAGTGGATTACAGGGGCGGATTGCTGGGGGATAAGGCGAACTCCGTCGTCTTCGATAATGCCAAGCTGAAGAGACTCGTGCCCGAGTTTGTAGCAACTACCCGTCTGGACCAAGGGATCAAGCAGACGGTTGCCTACATTCTGGCCCATCCCGAGCATCAGACAGAGGATAAAGAGTTCGACGCGTGGTGCGATAAGGTGATCCAGGCATTGGATGCTGCGGCCAGGTCGATAACGGAATAG
- a CDS encoding YdeI/OmpD-associated family protein — translation MSKSIVDKLNLHKYNQVAIMNEPEGTGYFTGLTGYDTTLKDQSYDLIFAFVLDMASLRELVDRIIERQHLSKNGYLFTAYPKKGNKVYPTFIHRDDLFAGLGSNEEGYIGTSTVKFARMVGLDDVFTVVGFKEDAGAKNQTSSKPSQRVDDYVALIPNVEQDLEDTPELLALYQSLTPGYRKDWARYVYSAKQEDTRAKRREEMKMILQAGYKSRDLYRKDHS, via the coding sequence ATGTCGAAATCCATTGTGGACAAGCTGAATTTGCATAAGTACAATCAAGTGGCCATAATGAATGAACCGGAAGGAACAGGCTATTTTACCGGGCTGACGGGCTATGATACGACGCTTAAGGATCAGTCGTATGATCTCATATTTGCTTTTGTGCTGGATATGGCGTCCTTGAGGGAGCTTGTTGACCGGATTATTGAACGTCAGCATCTAAGCAAGAATGGCTACCTTTTCACGGCATACCCTAAGAAGGGAAACAAAGTCTACCCCACCTTCATTCATCGGGATGACCTGTTCGCAGGGCTGGGCAGCAACGAAGAAGGATACATTGGAACAAGCACGGTCAAATTTGCGCGGATGGTCGGATTGGATGATGTCTTCACGGTCGTCGGGTTCAAAGAGGACGCGGGGGCGAAGAATCAGACTTCTTCTAAACCGAGTCAACGCGTAGACGATTATGTCGCGTTAATACCCAATGTGGAGCAGGATCTGGAGGATACGCCGGAGCTGCTCGCCCTTTACCAGTCGCTTACGCCAGGGTACCGCAAGGATTGGGCACGTTACGTATATAGCGCCAAACAAGAGGATACCCGGGCCAAGCGGCGGGAGGAGATGAAGATGATTCTTCAGGCCGGCTATAAGAGCCGGGATCTCTATCGGAAGGATCACTCCTAG
- a CDS encoding LLM class flavin-dependent oxidoreductase, whose product MSDQASHMEIGISTFLEATPDPVTGAVISHAERLRNAVEEIVLADQVGLDVYGIGEHHRPDYAGTAPAVVLAAAAAMTKRIRLTSAVTVLSSDDPVRVYQAFSTLDGISNGRAEVMAGRGSFIESFPLFGYSLDDYDELFEEKLELLLAIRASEKVTWRGGHRPAIDNLGVYPRSVQNPLPIWIASGGNPQSAIRAGLLGLPVAFAIIGGMPESFAPLVALYKEAAARAGHDPEKLQIATHSHGFVADTTEQAADLFFPSTQAQMNVLGRERGWGQPYNRAAFDAARTLRGALYVGDPEYVAEKIILLRKNLGVTRFFLHVNVGTMPHRDVMRAIELLGTRVAPIVRKELARQEAAE is encoded by the coding sequence ATGTCCGACCAGGCAAGCCATATGGAAATAGGGATCAGTACATTCTTGGAGGCCACCCCGGATCCGGTAACAGGAGCGGTCATCAGCCATGCCGAGCGTCTGCGCAATGCGGTGGAGGAGATCGTGCTGGCCGATCAAGTCGGGCTGGATGTCTATGGAATCGGGGAGCATCACCGGCCCGATTATGCAGGCACAGCGCCGGCTGTCGTACTGGCCGCCGCGGCGGCGATGACCAAGCGGATCCGGCTCACAAGCGCCGTTACCGTGCTGTCCTCGGATGATCCGGTTCGTGTCTATCAAGCCTTCTCCACTCTGGACGGCATCTCGAACGGCCGGGCCGAAGTCATGGCAGGCCGGGGCTCGTTCATCGAATCCTTCCCGCTGTTCGGTTACAGCCTGGATGATTATGACGAGCTGTTCGAGGAGAAGCTGGAGCTGCTCCTGGCGATCCGGGCTTCGGAGAAAGTGACCTGGCGCGGCGGCCATCGTCCTGCCATCGATAACCTCGGCGTCTACCCCCGCTCCGTTCAGAATCCGCTGCCGATTTGGATCGCCAGCGGCGGCAATCCCCAGTCCGCCATACGCGCGGGACTGCTGGGGCTTCCGGTCGCATTCGCAATCATCGGCGGGATGCCCGAGAGCTTCGCTCCGCTCGTCGCCCTCTATAAAGAAGCTGCCGCACGCGCCGGCCATGACCCGGAGAAGCTGCAGATTGCGACGCATTCGCACGGTTTCGTCGCGGATACAACCGAGCAGGCCGCCGATTTATTCTTCCCTTCGACGCAGGCCCAGATGAACGTCCTCGGGCGCGAACGGGGCTGGGGGCAGCCATATAACCGAGCCGCATTCGATGCCGCCCGAACTCTGCGCGGCGCCCTCTATGTGGGCGATCCCGAATACGTTGCCGAGAAGATCATTCTGCTGCGCAAAAATCTGGGCGTTACCCGTTTCTTCCTGCACGTGAACGTCGGCACGATGCCGCATCGCGACGTCATGCGCGCCATCGAGCTGCTCGGCACCAGAGTTGCGCCGATCGTACGGAAGGAGCTCGCAAGGCAAGAAGCGGCAGAATAG